TTCTTTTTCACGAtagaaatgattttttttcggtgaaaattaaggaatgaattgattgtttgaatctCCCATTTAATTTttccatcaaaatatatacttatttaaatttccctgtaaatatttttattttaattttttctaaaaataaattcttagttttgataatttaatttgtttttaattttctgaattattacatgtacctattttttgtcattcaacatacatgcaaaattttatttgaattattgaatgataggAGTGTGTATCAAGAGTTTTTAGGTGtatatttaaaacttctcaaCACTTTATATGAtgaaagattttttttatgcTCAAGCCATATTCTATGAAGAGTAtgcttcttcttttattttttaaattgaagtgtaTGCTTTTAGCTGTTGATTGTTTCTTGAGGTAAGAACTCAACAAGCTTATTTTGAGTTTCAGTGACCCTTGCTTTAtatctcttaatttttttaatttaatttatttttctattgGCTTATAGGGAGTTATAGTACTGCCAATTAGATTTGTTTTCCATAAGAAGTTTGGCTCTAACCTCTTAGTTGTAGCACTCAATGCTCATAGCAATTTCACCCTTTACGGGTCGATCCCAGACTCGTGATGGCTTTTATTATGGTTGTGGGGATGTGCATCGAATATGGGATCACATACCTTTTACAGTGGTGCTTCAAGGTTGGGTTGGTGTTGTTGGCTTCTAGCGTTGGATGCCATTATTGAGTTCATCTTCTCTCTGGCGACGACTTTTCTCTTTGTCGTGGGTTGGAGCAAGACCATACTTTGTTCTTCGGTTGATTGTGGCACCATGGCAATATGATCAAAtcgatggtggtggtggtgctgATGGTATAAGTGGGTGGCCATACCGACGCCAGAAAGTGGGGGCGGAACCATGAATTCAAGATGAGTAGGGCTACTTTCACATACATAAAAACAATACATGTTGTATCATTTGAatgaaatccaaattcaagCAACTAAACACAACCGGATGATCATTTGATGTAGTCACATTTCCATCATTGTGCATCTCCAAAACTACCTAATCATACACAAGAGTGAAAGAGAGTCAGCTCAacaaaaaactaaaacaagaTAGTCATGCAAGTTAGGAGCACTGTTGATGTCTCTTCTATTGATATGTTCATATCTCCAGTATAAGAATAATGCAAAATTTCAAGCCAACAACATCCTATAAGCTCATTCGACtatgaaatttggttatgcaAATCATAAACTAATTAATCGCTTGTGTCGGTCATTAACCTGGAATAACACAACCACCTAACAGCCGAGACAACTGATAGCTTACATTCACCCTCAATacaaaaacacaaaaccaTACACTACATGTACAAAGCTTGcccaaagaaaaataaacccAGCAAGAAATGAGACATTTCCCTCTATTCGAAACTGTCTCACGAGCACAGCGATAATCCAAGATGAATGCTACAATCAATAACATGCTCAATTACAATGTCCCAACAAAATTCACAACAATGAAACAAACAAACTGACCATATTATATTCAAGAAGATCCCCTAAATACTTGGTCCTGCTAAATTACTTTCAAATTACAAAACCCAGTAATAGATAAATCAGATTTAAGAGCTGGAAGCATGATGAAATAATCAGATTGAAACACAAACATTTAAATTCATTAAAATACAAACACAAACTCAATCCACttattataaatataacatGAAAAGCTCTTGTCTAGAtaaaccaaatccaaaaaTGATTAACACAAGGGGCCATGTGATGTTTTACCACCATGTTGACCTAGTTAACATCTAGGAAGCACGGAAACGTGCCTACACCCACGTTTCCCACTTCCGAAGCGGAACCACTCCGGAAACGCCCGGAAACGTGCCGGAAAAGCCCGGAAAtgtgtttcaaaaaaaaaaataagtttccaaaaaataaaggttttttatgtttttttaaatgaagggCTAGACCTACATTCGTCGAGTCAAATGACTTATTTCGACATATTTTTAACCTCCCGCCAAGTCGCCGACCCTCATTTTCTCTTGTTGATACCTAgatctctcattatatttgtattatttcGAATGTTGAACACCaagttatttaaattatttgagattttgagttacttaaactcaaaatttattattatatttattttttgtataatatatattttttttatttcgactTTTCCAAAACATACCCGCTTcctaaaaattttgaaaaacatgCTTCTGCATTTCCAAACGTTTCGCTTCCACATACCCATACCCGATTCCGTGCAGCCTAGGTTAACATACCTGTCAATAAAGGCTCGGTCTTGTCGTTTCAATATGACACCCTCCTTGCACTTGGCATTTTCTTGGTGTAAAAATTCATGACACTGAGGTACCACACAAAACACCATCTCTTAGGCTGATGCAACATAtcaacaaaacacaaaatgCAAAACAAGTCATCTTCTAACTGAATTCAAGGATGtattagaggtggcaaatgggccCAAAAGCCCAAGCCCAAGCCGGCCTGTAGCCGGTACATTAAAAATCAGCCCGGCATGGTTCGAGCCCGTTAGTGGCCCGGCCCGTTATTATAATGGATCAGGCCGAGATATTTTGGCCCATAGGCCCGACACGGCCCGAGCCCGTTTTTAGCCCGGCACGGTCCGGGCATGATAAATTTATGGGCCagcccgttaaacacataattgtatattattttatcaatatttaaacaattatcattattaaattacaatatttcacaaatattatcaaaatagtgaagaaaacgtcattatttttacatacgtaacgttttaaaaataagattatgaaatgtgttgcagtattttatttattttactattctaaatagttatataaaataaatattcaaagtaataatatttttttatttgaattgcGTCATATAATGATAATGGGCCGGGCCGACCCGCTTCTTGGCCCGGCACTGGCCTGATATGGGCTTGGGCCGagcttaatatttaagcaaataGGCCAGCCTGAGCCCAACACGAGCCCATcacgataaataaatgggTCGGACCAAGCACGACACGAGCACGGTTTTGGCCCGTTTGCCACATGTAGAATGTAATCACCAAAACTCATGATTAATTACAAGCCAAACTTATAAATCTCAACAAGAATTGATAAAAATTGAAATACCCATAACTAATCTGAATGTGAAATCCTAATTTGGAGTTAGAGATTTGGATCAGCAAGCTAAATCAGTTGAGGACCCAAGGACGTGACGATTGAGGAGCTCCTTCAGGTCGGCCAAGTGCCGGTCTTGGCGTCACATCAGGAAGAAGATATAGGAGGCTAAAAGAGAGGAAGTCGACAGAATAAGGAGTATAGTTGAGGACTAAGGACTAGACTCTCTGACTATGTTTAACTattacttttttattttttacttggGCTAgtattgaagatatatatagataGTTGGGGATATTTTAGCCCAAATTTCGAATGGGCTATAGCCCTACCAGCCCACCACTTACTTCCGCCCCTGGTGGCGGTGGAAGTGGTCTCCATTGAAGCATCTATTGGCGAGATGCTGGCCTAAGCAACTGGTGGTGTTAGCACATCTGTCCATAGAGGATTTGGGTTTTCATTACTGGGTCTGGGCTTGTTTGGGCCTAATTGGGGGTTTGGCTTTTCTCTTGAGGCCTATCCACTCTTGAGCTCGAGTTTGGGATCCTGGCGGTTGGTCGTAAATATTCATTGATCATAGAGGTTCTTCTTGAGGGTGGCTCCTCAAGATGCTTTGAAGGCACTCtcgacatagtcaaaataagTAAGCATTGTCTCACAGTTCTCTGGTTCTTTCTTTGATTCTAAGTTTAGGTTTTACGACATTGAGATTGCtagattttattttggtttattTCGCATGGTTCCATTAAGTTGAGGAAGCCCTACAGAGGGTTGATCATGTATATGTTATACTCTAAGAAGCACGGACACGCTGCCTAGACtgcgtattgcgtgtccgacacggacacgcccGGACACGCTCGGAtacgctcggacacgcgaatTGATTATGGACACGGTTCGGACACACTGCAATACGTAATGGACACACGCGTGTCGTCTTTGGACACGCAATTAAGAAGGACACGGTTGGGTATATTTGTCCTTACAAAATTGCTGGACCAAAATCCTCTCACGTCTCAATACGCAGTCTTCTTGCTAAGACTCCTTGCTTTTAACCTCCGAGCCTCTTCCGTGTCACCACCGGTTTCGCTCTAGAATGTCAGGGATAAAGAGGCTCCATTGGATGTTTGTCGGCGCCGGAGGAGCTCTGGGTCACCCACTGCCCGATTCGCCTACTCTCGATACCTCAGAACAGGTCTACATCTCCTCACTTGCGTTGTTGAAGATGCTTGAGCACGGTACACGTATGTTTAGCTCTAATCTGAATCCCTAATTAGGGTTTGGTTTTATAATTGCTTAGCTTTCGAATTGATGTATGGACTTTAAAAACCTATCTGAGTTGTTAGGGTTGTAGATTGTTGCGAAATTGTGCATTTTAGATCTCAATTAGTGTTTGATTCTTATAGACTTGAAACTAAATTTGATTTGGTGTTTTACTTACCGGATAATCGGAAAAGCTAGGGTTCCCGGAGGTGATGGGCTTGATGCTGGGAGAGTTTGTGGATGACTATACTAGTTAAAGTTGTGGATGTGTTTTCTATACCACAGAGTGGCCGGTAAAGTCTTAAGTTTGGTTCTACTTTTGTTGCAATATCTGATTTAGTAATATTAACACTCACTATGCTTGCTTGATTAATACATAGGATGGAACTTGGGGAACTGTTAAAGGAAGTTGCACTGTAGTTAGAGACATTGCAGACTTGTGTTACCATTCGTATCCACTCTACTTGAAGGAGTTGCGCGAATCCCCTGCTTCAGAAGAAGTTCGTACTTTAAGGTAATCGTATTTAAATTAGTACTCTGGTTATACATGCTGGAGAAAATGATTAGAGTTAGACTGTTATGTAATCTCAGATAGGCTAAGTGGTTTTCTTAGGAGTTGTCTTGTAGGTTGATTCATATACCAGCATGTATACTAGTTGCCAGTTGGTGTTTTGGGGCTAATGGTGGCGATTCCTCTTTACACTGTAATTGTTGTTGTGAAAAGTCCATATATGTTGTTTAAAGGTTGGTATCGACTGATCCACGATATGATTAGTCGAGAAGGACCATTTCTTGAAGTAGCTTGCATCCCAATTGTTGGTTTGATAATCCTTATATGGCCAATTGTGGTTGTTGGAAGTATCATACTCACAGTTGTCTCCAGTATTTTTGTGGGATTATATGCAGCAGTTGTAGATGACGGGAAACCAATGCTTGCTAGATTTGGTGCCTTTTTTCTATGGTAAATATTAACAATATCAATCACATTTTGTGAAGTTAGGCCCCATTATCAAAAAAGAGCTGTTCTCTCATTTATCATAGCTTTCTGTCTGAGGAAGGCGAGCAGCTGAAGGTAAGCTCAGATTTGCTCTAATGGAGGCACCTGCAATGCATATGACAAGTTTGGTCAATTCCAGATCAGTTAGAGAAGCTATACATGAAGTAAAAATGGTGCAAGTATGCTTTTTAGTTCATTGGTTTAGTTGCAATGGTGTATGCATTTAATTTCTATCAAAAGAGCTAATTTATAACTAGTTAGGGATGCAATTTGGCTGTTGCACATTGTTGTAATTTGGCTTGCTCATGTTAGGAGGTATTTGAAGTTTGAGATGATTTTGTTCTAATTTATGAAACtatatttttttccttaattaggtatatatatttaaaaaaataaattaattaacgtgtccaaaacgtgtccgtgtccaataaaaatttcatatgCCGTGTCCGCGTATCGAAttgtgtccaatacggacacgagtgtccgtatccGTGCTTCTTAGGTTATACTCCTACATTTCTTATCCATGACAATTCATCGCttatttcaaaaaagaaaaataagttTGACTTTAACTAATTTTCATGGGATAATTATGACTTTTATCTCTCTATATGGTCGTTTTTCAACATAaagtattaaaataaaattggttATTTATCAATTTAGAGACCAAAaggtatttattatttaaggtatttattatttaaaatttctctaaaTGAAAAGGTGAGGGATTTTTTATACTAGGTTTGTGCACTTAAATtgtgttgagagagagagagagagagagagagagagagagagagagcatgaGATAATATGTGATGGACGACAACACCTCCAAAACATAAAGTATCAGTGAATTTGGCCCTTCACGAATTTGGCCCTTCACTTAGATTTAAGGCCTAGATTGATCTAGAgtgcttctattcatacctttACATTTAGACCACCTAACTTTTTTGAACTTCCAATATTTCTTGTTTAACCCTAAAATACCCGTAGAAAAAATGCAACCATAAACAAACATCAAACctcaatatgtatatatacacaccTCTACAATCATGAATCTTTTTTATCAAAAATTTACACGAATCTTAATTTGATTATGTTGTAtataaattcatatatatcttGATTTGATTGAGTTGATTGCGTTTAGTAGATAATCTGATTTTAAAATCGAAACTTGATTGATGATCTCATCTTAATAATCTGTGGTGGTAATATATTGCTTGAATCTTGATGATTATCTTTTCCTATAGTGCAATATTACCAGTTTTTCGAAGATGATATTAGCTAATTACGTACTAAGAACTTCTCTTCGTTGTATAATTTCTGTTTTGAATGGCTAGACTTCATACTCAAATTTACATAGATTTGTGAATTTTATCTGAATCAAGGAACAAGGGACTAAGATGTTGTAGGTGAAAAAAAACATGTTCAAGGAAGAAGGACAAACTTTGAGGATGAAAATCGGAAATGAGGTCTAAATACCAATTATGGAAGTATGAATAAAAGCGCCGTATgccatattagtggtgttttcggtttaccggaaattttgaCGATCatacgaggtccgaattagatgaagtttTAATAAGGGCCAAATGATTATCACACTATGCATGGGGATAATTAATGAgtaagagttttgcatgtttaTCACACTATGAAATAATATGATTGACTAGGAATAAATATCACTGGTACGTAGTGTTCCagatacacaaaataattactcatATCTATACTCTTATAACTAGAACTCACTTTATCAACCAAAAGGCTTACGAAAATACGATTTAACTCTTACATTATAGACTATATTGAAAtagatttaaataaaaaaaatgacaaattagtaagaaataaaataatatataaataaattcaaaCATTTTCCCCTTAAATCTCTATGTAACTTCCTCAAATCCCGATAATTTTTTCAGTTATTTCGGAGAACTACGTGATAATGTATAGTGGTCATTTCTTCTAATCACTATTTGACATTTatgatttaatttaaaaaaaaatcatatttaagctattttatcaaaaactattttgagttttttttaaaaccctACACTATACACTCTAATACCCGAAACTCTTAAACATTATATTCTAAATGCTACACTttaaaactctaaactttaaactttaaacccgaaattctagttcaaaattatcaatacaCATAAATGTTAtttcaaaaataataaaaatatataaaattataattttaatgtAATAAATTCATGTGGACATGACGGGACATTGTTATATGGTTTTATAGGAGGATTGAAATTTTTTCCTCAAATCCCACTTTTTTCCACCGTACAAACGTGGGTTTTTCTCACTTCCTGGACTCTCACTTTTCCCTCCACCCACCATCATTTTTCTCTATTaaatattgttttaaaaattaacTGCACACAGGGTGTGTGCTTTGTTCCTAGTTAATTAGTTATCGAAGTACACACATTTAGTAGATGCAAACAGAACCCTTCCCCAAATCGTTTTttaacaagaaagaaaaaaacaggGTTTTACCCAAAACCCCAACGctcctctctttttctctttaccAGACACAAAACAAAACCCTCATTCTTTTCCCTCTCtcactcatcatcatcaccatcatctttGATTCTTCTTCTGCAGAGAAAAATGAACTTGGGCAACCACAATAACCCAAACTCTCCCTCCCCTCCTCATCTGAACCTCCACCAATCCCTCACCTCCCTCCAAACCCACTGCTCCGGTATCCTCCACAACCTCTCccacctctctctcttcaaCCCAAACCCTTCCTCCCTCCAAACCCACCTCCAATCAGCCCTCTCCAACCTCCAAACCCAAGCCAAAACCGCTTTCCACGCCTCCGAGTCATCCCAACACAGCCCTCTCTGGGCTCGAATCGCTGTCAACAGCAAACCCCAGCTGCCTATCGATGCTCCCAGAGTTGCTTCCGCCGCCATGTCGACCGAGGCCATCGAGGAGAGGCTGGCCGGCGTACCGGTGTATGCTCTGAGCAATGCGGCTGAGGAGTTCGTGCTGGTCTCGGGTG
This is a stretch of genomic DNA from Argentina anserina chromosome 4, drPotAnse1.1, whole genome shotgun sequence. It encodes these proteins:
- the LOC126791164 gene encoding uncharacterized protein LOC126791164, with the protein product MSGIKRLHWMFVGAGGALGHPLPDSPTLDTSEQDGTWGTVKGSCTVVRDIADLCYHSYPLYLKELRESPASEEVRTLRLIHIPACILVASWCFGANGGDSSLHCNCCCEKSIYVV